The Mammaliicoccus sciuri genome window below encodes:
- a CDS encoding amino acid permease, which produces MANNLQRELSNRHVQLIAIGGAIGTGLFLGAGETISSAGPSILLTYIIIGLILFLFMRALGEILLSNTDFHSFADVTHTYIGPFAGYITGWTYWFCWIVTGMAEVTAVAKYISFWFPEIPTWITALFTILILMTMNLMTAKLFGELEFWFSIIKITTIVALIVVGIIMIVMAYETPYGTASLTHIWDHNGIFPNGMNGFFLSFQMAAFSFVGIELIGVTAGETKDPHKTIPRAINSVPVRIMLFYVGSLIIIMSITPWDKIDPAESPFVKLFGLIGIPIAAAIINFVVLTAAASSCNSGIFSNSRMLYGLSQNGQANKRFGQTNKTGVPYKATLFSCFLLMISVLLNYVIKDAGEVFKYVTSVSTVLFLVVWSLIIVAYIRYRKISPELNKASDFKLPGGVPVAWITLIFFIFVFVLLMTNKVTLIAILITPIWFIILTFMYFNQKRKVLK; this is translated from the coding sequence ATGGCTAACAATTTACAAAGGGAGCTAAGCAATAGGCATGTACAACTTATTGCGATAGGTGGTGCTATAGGTACAGGCTTATTCTTAGGTGCTGGAGAAACAATCAGTTCAGCAGGCCCTTCAATACTACTGACCTATATTATAATAGGTTTAATTTTATTTCTGTTTATGAGAGCTCTAGGGGAAATATTACTCTCAAACACTGATTTTCATTCTTTTGCAGATGTCACACATACATACATCGGCCCGTTCGCAGGATATATAACAGGATGGACTTATTGGTTCTGTTGGATTGTCACTGGTATGGCCGAAGTAACTGCAGTAGCAAAATACATAAGTTTTTGGTTTCCTGAAATACCAACATGGATTACAGCATTATTCACAATACTCATATTAATGACAATGAATTTAATGACTGCTAAACTATTTGGTGAATTAGAGTTTTGGTTCTCTATTATTAAAATTACAACAATCGTAGCTTTAATCGTTGTCGGTATTATCATGATCGTAATGGCATATGAAACACCATACGGTACTGCTTCACTAACACATATTTGGGATCATAATGGTATTTTCCCAAATGGTATGAACGGTTTCTTCTTATCATTCCAAATGGCAGCTTTTTCATTTGTAGGAATTGAATTAATCGGTGTTACAGCTGGTGAAACGAAAGATCCACACAAGACAATACCAAGAGCGATAAATAGCGTTCCAGTTAGAATTATGCTTTTCTATGTAGGTTCACTTATTATCATCATGTCTATTACACCTTGGGACAAAATCGACCCTGCCGAAAGTCCATTCGTAAAATTATTCGGACTCATTGGTATTCCAATCGCAGCAGCAATTATCAACTTTGTTGTTTTAACAGCTGCAGCTTCATCTTGTAATAGTGGTATTTTCTCAAATAGTAGAATGCTTTATGGTTTATCACAAAATGGACAAGCAAATAAGAGGTTTGGTCAAACAAACAAAACTGGTGTCCCTTATAAAGCAACACTATTTAGTTGTTTCTTATTAATGATCTCGGTACTTTTAAACTACGTGATTAAAGATGCTGGTGAAGTATTTAAATATGTAACATCAGTTTCAACGGTTCTTTTCTTAGTAGTATGGTCATTAATCATTGTTGCTTATATTAGATATCGTAAAATATCACCAGAATTAAACAAAGCATCTGATTTCAAATTACCTGGTGGTGTTCCAGTAGCATGGATTACATTAATATTCTTTATTTTCGTATTCGTGTTATTGATGACTAATAAAGTGACATTAATCGCTATATTAATTACACCAATTTGGTTTATCATTTTGACATTCATGTACTTTAATCAAAAACGTAAAGTATTGAAATAA
- a CDS encoding citrate synthase, with the protein MAQVAKGLEGIIASETQISSIIDNQLTYVGYEIDDLTENALFEEVMFLLWNLRLPNKEELAELNEKLLGYMTLNPRMYTHFEDYATDKVHPMTGLRTSLSYLAHFDPDAEKFDEEMNYERAIRIQAKVASLVAAFSRVRQGKEVVKPKKDLTYAANFLYMLRGEVPTDVEVEGFNKALILHADHEFNASTFTARVAVSTLSDMYSGVTAAAGALKGPLHGGANEQVMKMLTEIGTVDKTDDYIKEKIANKEKIMGFGHRVYKNGDPRAKYLKEMSRRITDESGQKELFEISLRIAEIMKEEKGLLPNVDFYSATVYHSMGIDHDLFTPIFAISRMSGWTAHILEQYRTNRIMRPRAEYTGELDRKYEPIENR; encoded by the coding sequence ATGGCACAAGTAGCAAAAGGGTTAGAGGGCATCATTGCTTCTGAAACTCAAATTAGTTCAATCATAGATAATCAATTAACTTATGTAGGTTATGAAATAGATGATCTAACTGAAAATGCTTTATTTGAAGAAGTTATGTTTTTACTATGGAATTTAAGATTACCAAACAAAGAGGAATTAGCAGAATTAAATGAGAAACTACTAGGATATATGACTCTAAACCCTAGAATGTATACACATTTTGAAGATTATGCGACTGATAAAGTTCATCCAATGACTGGATTACGTACTTCATTATCATATTTAGCACATTTCGATCCAGATGCTGAAAAATTTGATGAAGAAATGAACTATGAACGTGCAATTAGAATTCAAGCAAAAGTTGCATCATTAGTAGCAGCATTTTCTCGTGTAAGACAAGGTAAAGAAGTTGTAAAACCTAAAAAAGATTTAACATATGCAGCAAACTTCTTATATATGTTAAGAGGTGAAGTTCCAACTGATGTTGAAGTAGAAGGTTTTAACAAAGCGTTGATTTTACACGCTGACCATGAATTCAATGCTTCAACATTCACAGCACGTGTAGCAGTTTCGACATTATCTGATATGTATTCTGGTGTGACAGCAGCAGCTGGCGCATTGAAAGGCCCATTACATGGTGGTGCTAACGAACAAGTTATGAAAATGTTAACTGAAATTGGCACTGTCGACAAAACTGATGATTACATTAAGGAAAAAATCGCAAACAAAGAAAAAATTATGGGCTTCGGACACAGAGTATATAAAAATGGTGATCCGAGAGCGAAGTACTTAAAAGAAATGAGTCGTCGTATTACGGATGAATCAGGTCAAAAAGAATTGTTTGAAATTTCATTAAGAATTGCTGAAATTATGAAAGAAGAAAAAGGATTATTACCTAACGTTGACTTCTACAGTGCAACTGTATATCACAGCATGGGTATTGATCACGATTTATTCACACCAATATTTGCAATTAGCCGTATGTCAGGTTGGACAGCTCATATTCTTGAACAATACAGAACAAATAGAATTATGAGACCAAGAGCTGAATATACTGGTGAACTTGATCGTAAATATGAACCAATTGAAAACCGTTAA
- the icd gene encoding NADP-dependent isocitrate dehydrogenase, with protein MTAEKITTNQGVLNVPNNPVIPFIIGDGIGPDIWNAASRVLDTAVEKAYNGEKKIEWKEVLAGQKAFDETGEWLPNETLETIKEYLIAIKGPLTTPIGGGIRSLNVALRQELDLFTCLRPVRWFKGVPSPVKRPEDTDMVIFRENTEDIYAGIEFQEGSDEAKKVIDFLQNEMGAKNIRFPETSGIGIKPVSKEGTERLVRAAINYAFDNNRRNVTLVHKGNIMKFTEGAFKKWGYDLAEREFGDRVFTWQQYDKIVEEEGKDAANKAQSDAEAEGKLIIKDSIADIFLQQILTRPAEFDVVATMNLNGDYISDALAAQVGGIGIAPGANINYETGHAIFEATHGTAPKYAGLDKVNPSSVLLSGVLMLEHLGWQEAADKVTQSVEATIASKVVTYDFARLMDGATEVKSSEFADELIKNLP; from the coding sequence ATGACAGCAGAAAAAATTACAACAAATCAAGGCGTTCTAAATGTTCCAAATAATCCAGTTATCCCATTTATTATCGGGGATGGAATTGGACCAGATATCTGGAATGCTGCAAGTAGAGTATTAGATACAGCTGTAGAAAAAGCATATAATGGCGAAAAGAAAATCGAATGGAAAGAAGTATTAGCAGGTCAAAAAGCATTCGATGAAACAGGTGAATGGTTACCAAACGAAACTTTAGAAACGATTAAAGAATATTTAATCGCTATTAAAGGTCCATTAACTACACCAATTGGTGGCGGAATTCGTTCATTAAACGTTGCTTTACGTCAAGAGTTAGATTTATTCACTTGTCTACGTCCGGTACGTTGGTTTAAAGGTGTTCCTTCACCAGTTAAACGTCCTGAAGATACAGATATGGTTATCTTCCGTGAAAATACTGAAGATATTTATGCTGGTATTGAATTCCAAGAAGGCTCAGATGAAGCTAAAAAAGTTATAGACTTCTTACAAAATGAAATGGGTGCTAAAAATATCAGATTCCCTGAAACTTCAGGTATCGGTATTAAACCAGTTTCTAAAGAAGGTACTGAAAGATTAGTAAGAGCAGCAATTAACTATGCATTCGATAATAATCGTAGAAATGTTACATTAGTTCATAAAGGTAACATCATGAAATTCACTGAAGGTGCATTCAAAAAATGGGGTTACGATTTAGCTGAACGTGAATTCGGAGATCGTGTATTTACTTGGCAACAATATGATAAAATTGTTGAAGAAGAAGGTAAAGATGCTGCTAATAAAGCACAATCAGATGCAGAGGCTGAAGGTAAATTAATTATCAAAGATTCTATCGCTGATATCTTCTTACAACAAATTTTAACACGTCCTGCTGAATTTGATGTAGTAGCTACTATGAACTTAAATGGTGACTACATTTCAGATGCATTAGCAGCTCAAGTTGGTGGTATTGGTATTGCACCTGGTGCAAACATTAACTACGAAACAGGACATGCAATTTTCGAAGCGACACACGGTACAGCTCCTAAATATGCTGGTTTAGATAAAGTTAACCCTTCATCAGTATTATTAAGTGGTGTATTAATGTTAGAACACTTAGGTTGGCAAGAAGCTGCTGATAAAGTAACTCAATCTGTTGAAGCTACAATTGCTTCTAAAGTAGTAACATATGACTTTGCTCGTTTAATGGATGGCGCAACTGAAGTTAAATCTTCAGAATTCGCTGATGAATTAATTAAAAATTTACCATAA
- the mdh gene encoding malate dehydrogenase, translating into MARKKISIIGTGFTGATAAFIAAQKELGDIVLVDMPQSENPTKGKALDIAESAPVLGFDSKVTGTANYEDTKDSDVVIITAGIARKPGMSRDDLVQTNQNVMKSVTKEIVKYSPNCVILVLTNPVDAMTYTVYKESGFPKERVIGQSGVLDTARFRTFVAEALDLSVKDVTGFVLGGHGDTMVPLIRYSAAGGVPLEKLLSEEKITEIVDRTRKGGAEIVNLLGNGSAYYAPGAALIEMTEAILKDQKRVLPSIAYLEGEYGYQDIYLGVPTVLGSNGIEKVIELDLTDEEKQLLDESAQSVEAVKNILQ; encoded by the coding sequence ATGGCAAGAAAGAAAATTTCAATTATTGGAACAGGATTTACTGGCGCTACAGCTGCATTTATAGCAGCTCAAAAAGAGTTAGGTGATATTGTACTTGTTGATATGCCTCAATCTGAAAATCCAACAAAAGGTAAAGCGTTAGATATTGCAGAAAGTGCACCTGTATTAGGCTTTGATTCAAAAGTAACGGGAACTGCTAATTATGAAGATACAAAAGATTCAGATGTCGTCATTATTACAGCGGGGATTGCAAGAAAGCCTGGAATGTCACGTGATGATTTAGTACAAACAAATCAAAATGTTATGAAATCCGTAACGAAAGAAATTGTTAAATATTCACCTAATTGCGTTATCTTAGTCTTAACAAATCCAGTTGATGCAATGACTTATACAGTATATAAAGAGTCAGGATTTCCGAAAGAGCGCGTGATTGGTCAATCTGGCGTATTAGATACTGCTAGATTTAGAACATTTGTTGCTGAAGCATTAGATCTTTCTGTTAAAGATGTAACAGGATTTGTATTAGGTGGTCATGGAGATACAATGGTTCCACTTATTAGATACTCAGCAGCTGGTGGCGTACCTTTAGAAAAGTTATTATCTGAAGAAAAAATTACTGAAATTGTTGATAGAACAAGAAAAGGTGGAGCTGAGATCGTTAACTTACTTGGTAATGGTTCAGCATATTATGCTCCAGGAGCAGCTTTAATTGAAATGACAGAAGCAATATTGAAGGATCAAAAGAGAGTATTACCTTCAATTGCTTATTTAGAGGGCGAATATGGTTATCAAGACATTTATTTAGGTGTACCAACTGTATTAGGTTCTAATGGTATTGAAAAAGTCATTGAGTTAGACTTAACTGACGAAGAAAAACAATTACTAGATGAATCTGCTCAATCTGTTGAAGCAGTGAAGAATATTTTACAATAA
- a CDS encoding response regulator transcription factor, whose translation MSQKVLVVDDEQSIVTLLKYNIEQAGYQVIVAYDGVQALEKVNEEKPDLVVLDVMLPEKDGIEVCKTIRSDKNQVPILMLTAKDDEFDRVLGLELGADDYMTKPFSPREVVARVKAILRRVGQVENKNLDEDEDIILGAIRIRPDFFEVYRNDELLELTPKEFELLLYLIERQGRVITREHMLNSVWNYEFAGDSRIVDVHISHLRDKLEENPKQPQFIKTVRGLGYKLERPKNND comes from the coding sequence ATGTCACAAAAAGTATTGGTAGTAGACGATGAGCAATCTATCGTTACATTGCTTAAATATAATATAGAACAAGCTGGTTACCAAGTAATTGTAGCTTATGATGGAGTTCAAGCGTTAGAGAAAGTAAATGAAGAGAAACCAGATTTAGTAGTATTAGATGTAATGTTACCTGAGAAAGATGGAATTGAAGTTTGTAAAACGATTCGATCAGATAAAAACCAAGTTCCGATTCTTATGCTTACAGCTAAAGACGATGAATTTGATAGAGTGTTAGGTCTAGAATTAGGTGCAGATGATTATATGACTAAACCATTTTCACCTCGTGAAGTTGTAGCACGTGTTAAAGCTATATTAAGACGCGTTGGGCAAGTTGAAAATAAAAACTTAGATGAAGATGAAGATATTATTCTTGGTGCAATTAGAATTAGACCAGACTTCTTTGAAGTGTATAGAAATGATGAATTATTAGAATTGACACCAAAAGAATTCGAACTTTTACTTTACCTTATTGAGAGACAAGGTCGTGTGATAACTAGAGAACATATGTTGAATTCTGTCTGGAATTATGAATTTGCTGGAGACTCTAGAATAGTCGATGTGCACATTAGTCATTTGAGGGATAAACTTGAAGAAAATCCTAAGCAACCTCAATTCATTAAAACGGTGAGAGGTTTAGGCTATAAGCTAGAAAGACCTAAGAATAATGATTAA
- the pnpS gene encoding two-component system histidine kinase PnpS, whose translation MIKFYNKLLIILTTVTVVSFLILGFFLHNSSYDLISKQQQKLLKTESKKVYDIAKNNPENLKDILSVFNQDILLQKDGRVLYSSSKKDTNIFNQNKKQALSDAKAFDEYFAVDKSESEVMYARTYGDYTVVIAKHTDTIAIIQKDIWKYLLIVLCFTLPLIYFVVRYINTSYIHPIKEVTYATKLLASGKYRVRVPESNVKETKELFVNTNELARTLDNLNNEQKLQRNRLETTLENIPSAILMLDREGYIVIANKTYHDLFDRDSYSEGQLFKEAMPNVEIIQMMNEALKLEKPMYEQVEMYINDVHNKFFEVSVIPVLSRKKRNLLGLVVVMHDITKLKKLEHMRKDFVANVSHELRTPITSIKGCAETLLDGAKNNPESLDMFLNIMLDESNRIQSLVQDLLELSKIEQNSEIPKEQISLTEIGEHSINTVSNVATKKDIHITNRIDKEVYGYGDKDKLTQVLINLLSNAISYSPKSSEVIITIKEVDDGQIISVKDNGIGISKDEQKRIFERFYRVDKARSRDSGGTGLGLSITKHIVEAHNGQIKVESEVGKGSNFIVKLFNK comes from the coding sequence ATGATTAAGTTCTATAATAAATTACTAATTATACTTACAACGGTTACTGTTGTAAGTTTTCTTATATTAGGTTTTTTCCTTCATAATTCTAGTTACGATTTAATTTCTAAACAACAGCAAAAATTATTAAAGACTGAATCCAAAAAAGTTTATGATATTGCAAAAAATAATCCTGAAAATCTTAAAGATATTTTGAGTGTGTTTAATCAAGATATTTTACTGCAAAAAGATGGACGTGTGTTATATAGTTCAAGTAAAAAAGATACAAACATATTTAATCAAAATAAAAAGCAAGCTTTATCTGATGCAAAAGCATTTGATGAATACTTCGCAGTAGATAAGTCAGAATCTGAAGTCATGTATGCAAGAACGTATGGTGATTATACAGTTGTCATTGCAAAACATACAGATACGATAGCAATTATTCAAAAAGATATCTGGAAATATTTATTAATAGTCTTATGTTTTACATTACCTTTAATCTATTTTGTCGTTCGATATATTAACACTTCTTATATTCATCCAATTAAAGAAGTGACATATGCTACTAAATTATTAGCTTCTGGTAAATATCGTGTCAGAGTGCCAGAAAGTAATGTGAAAGAAACGAAAGAACTCTTTGTTAATACGAATGAACTTGCTAGAACATTAGATAATTTAAATAATGAACAGAAATTGCAACGTAATCGATTGGAAACGACTTTAGAGAATATTCCAAGTGCAATTTTAATGTTAGATAGAGAAGGTTATATTGTCATTGCAAACAAAACGTATCATGACTTATTTGATAGAGACAGTTATTCTGAAGGACAGTTATTTAAAGAAGCAATGCCTAATGTTGAGATTATACAGATGATGAACGAAGCTTTAAAATTAGAAAAACCTATGTATGAACAAGTCGAAATGTATATCAATGATGTACATAATAAGTTCTTTGAAGTTTCAGTTATTCCAGTATTATCTCGAAAAAAACGAAATCTATTAGGTTTAGTTGTCGTTATGCATGATATAACGAAGTTGAAAAAATTAGAACATATGCGAAAAGATTTTGTGGCTAATGTATCTCATGAATTAAGAACACCAATTACATCGATAAAAGGATGTGCTGAAACATTATTAGATGGTGCTAAAAATAATCCTGAATCGTTAGATATGTTCTTAAATATCATGTTAGATGAATCTAATCGAATTCAATCACTTGTTCAAGATTTACTCGAGTTATCAAAAATCGAACAAAATAGCGAGATACCGAAAGAACAAATATCATTAACAGAAATTGGTGAACATTCGATTAATACAGTATCCAATGTTGCTACTAAAAAAGATATTCACATTACAAATCGTATTGATAAAGAAGTGTATGGATACGGAGATAAAGATAAGTTAACACAAGTGTTGATTAATTTATTATCGAATGCCATTAGTTATTCACCGAAATCTAGTGAAGTTATTATAACGATTAAAGAAGTAGATGATGGTCAAATCATTTCTGTGAAAGATAATGGTATAGGTATATCTAAAGATGAACAAAAACGAATTTTCGAAAGATTTTATCGTGTAGATAAAGCGCGTAGTAGAGATTCAGGAGGAACAGGACTTGGTTTATCCATTACGAAACATATTGTAGAAGCACATAATGGACAAATCAAAGTAGAATCAGAAGTTGGAAAAGGATCTAACTTTATTGTGAAACTCTTTAATAAGTAA
- the polA gene encoding DNA polymerase I, protein MEKLVLIDGNSLSFRAFFALPLLTNKAGVYTNAIYGFTMILDKIIKEEEPTHFMVAFDAGKTTFRNNMYSEYKGGREKTPDELRSQLPYIRQLVESYHIKHYELENYEADDIIGTLSREADEKNIKTIIITGDRDLTQLASENVTIYYTKKGVTDIDHYTPEFIAEKYDGLVPNQIIDMKGLMGDKSDNIPGVPGIGEKTAIKLLKQFETVEGVYENINELKKSKMKEKLIDNEDNAKLSKELATINRESPVEVTIDDLKLTDQSNDEKIKLFKTLEFKQLFDQMDASAEATDDREIKYSTDIDDFDFDNVTEAAIHFETNEANYLKADILGFAIHANDETYVVSPDVLKEHKKLQQWLENDQVTFATYDAKKTIIICKRLGIEINGIQFDTMLASYILDPSRTIDDVYSVVSEFGIYYVPNDESIYGKGKKLHVPEQDMLFESIAKKVTAVYETKDKMIQLLDEKDQLSLHDDLELPLARVLAEMEYIGITVDKDTLVEMQEDLKVRIDKLIEKIHHHAGLEFNINSPKQLGVVLFEDLKLPIIKKTKTGYSTAVDVLEQLRNEHPIIEDILVYRQLAKLQSTYIEGLQKMITSEGKIHTRFNQTLAQTGRLSSVDPNLQNIPIRLEEGRKIRKAFRPSKENHVIFAADYSQIELRVLADITGDEHMKEAFTANEDIHTTTAMRVFNVSKDEVTSNMRIQAKAVNFGIVYGISDYGLSQSLGITRKAAKQFIDDYLDSFPKVKEYMDTIVQDAKQKGYVETLLHRRRYTPDITNRNFNLRSFAERTAMNTPIQGSAADIIKLAMVQFANKMKDKDFKAKLLLQVHDELIFEVPEDELEAFQPFVEDIMDNALELSVPLSVESSSGQTWYDAK, encoded by the coding sequence GTGGAAAAATTGGTACTGATTGATGGTAATAGTTTATCATTTAGAGCATTTTTTGCTTTGCCGTTATTAACAAATAAAGCTGGCGTTTATACGAATGCTATATATGGTTTTACGATGATTTTAGATAAAATAATTAAAGAAGAAGAACCAACTCATTTTATGGTTGCTTTTGATGCTGGAAAAACAACCTTCAGAAATAATATGTACAGTGAATATAAAGGTGGTCGTGAGAAGACGCCTGATGAATTAAGAAGCCAATTACCATATATCCGTCAACTTGTGGAAAGTTATCATATTAAACATTATGAATTAGAAAATTATGAAGCGGATGATATTATCGGTACATTATCTCGTGAAGCAGATGAGAAAAATATTAAGACAATCATCATTACGGGTGACCGAGATTTAACTCAGTTAGCAAGTGAAAATGTAACGATTTATTATACTAAAAAAGGTGTAACAGATATTGATCATTATACGCCTGAATTTATCGCTGAAAAATATGATGGTTTAGTACCTAACCAAATTATTGATATGAAAGGGCTTATGGGTGATAAGTCAGATAATATACCAGGTGTGCCTGGAATTGGTGAGAAGACAGCGATTAAATTACTGAAACAGTTTGAGACTGTAGAAGGTGTTTATGAAAATATTAATGAGTTAAAGAAATCAAAAATGAAAGAAAAATTAATAGATAACGAAGACAATGCTAAGTTAAGTAAAGAGCTTGCTACGATTAATCGTGAGTCGCCTGTAGAAGTCACAATTGATGACTTGAAGCTTACGGATCAAAGTAATGACGAGAAGATAAAGTTATTTAAGACATTAGAATTCAAACAATTGTTTGATCAAATGGATGCAAGTGCTGAAGCAACAGATGACCGAGAGATTAAATACTCAACTGATATTGATGACTTTGATTTTGATAATGTAACTGAAGCGGCTATTCATTTTGAAACGAACGAAGCTAATTATTTAAAAGCAGATATACTTGGATTTGCGATTCATGCAAATGACGAAACTTATGTTGTTTCTCCTGATGTTTTAAAAGAACATAAAAAATTACAGCAATGGCTTGAAAATGATCAAGTAACATTTGCAACTTATGACGCTAAAAAGACGATTATAATATGTAAAAGATTAGGTATTGAAATTAATGGAATTCAGTTCGATACAATGTTAGCGAGTTATATTTTAGATCCTTCTAGAACAATTGATGATGTATACTCAGTCGTATCAGAATTTGGCATTTATTATGTACCGAATGACGAAAGTATATATGGCAAAGGTAAAAAGTTACACGTCCCAGAACAAGATATGCTTTTTGAAAGTATCGCTAAAAAGGTAACGGCAGTTTATGAAACAAAAGATAAAATGATACAATTACTAGATGAAAAAGATCAATTGAGTTTACACGATGACTTAGAATTACCGTTAGCACGTGTATTAGCTGAAATGGAATATATCGGTATAACGGTTGATAAAGATACTTTAGTTGAAATGCAAGAAGACTTGAAAGTACGTATCGATAAATTGATTGAAAAAATTCATCATCATGCCGGTTTGGAATTCAATATTAATTCACCAAAACAGTTAGGTGTCGTATTATTTGAAGATTTAAAACTACCAATTATTAAAAAGACAAAGACTGGATACTCAACTGCAGTTGATGTGTTAGAACAATTGCGTAATGAACATCCAATTATTGAAGATATATTAGTCTATAGACAGCTCGCTAAACTTCAATCTACTTATATTGAAGGATTGCAAAAAATGATTACGTCTGAAGGTAAGATTCATACGAGATTTAATCAAACATTAGCTCAAACGGGTCGTTTAAGTTCTGTAGATCCTAATCTACAAAACATACCTATAAGATTAGAAGAAGGTAGAAAAATTAGAAAAGCATTTAGACCAAGTAAAGAGAATCACGTTATATTTGCTGCTGACTATTCTCAAATCGAATTACGTGTATTAGCAGATATTACTGGTGACGAGCATATGAAAGAAGCCTTTACTGCTAATGAAGATATTCATACGACAACTGCAATGCGTGTGTTCAATGTCAGTAAAGACGAAGTAACTTCAAATATGAGAATACAAGCAAAAGCAGTTAACTTTGGTATTGTGTATGGTATTAGTGACTATGGTTTAAGTCAAAGTTTAGGCATTACAAGAAAAGCTGCTAAGCAATTTATTGATGATTACTTAGATAGTTTCCCTAAAGTAAAAGAATACATGGATACAATCGTACAAGATGCTAAACAAAAAGGTTATGTAGAAACGCTACTTCATAGAAGAAGATATACACCAGACATCACAAATCGTAACTTTAATCTAAGAAGTTTTGCTGAGAGAACAGCTATGAATACACCAATTCAAGGTAGTGCAGCGGATATTATTAAATTAGCAATGGTACAATTTGCGAACAAAATGAAAGATAAAGATTTTAAAGCTAAATTATTATTACAAGTACACGATGAGTTAATATTTGAAGTACCAGAAGATGAATTAGAAGCATTCCAACCGTTTGTAGAAGACATCATGGATAATGCACTCGAGTTATCTGTACCATTAAGTGTAGAATCTAGTTCAGGACAAACTTGGTATGATGCTAAATAA
- the mutM gene encoding bifunctional DNA-formamidopyrimidine glycosylase/DNA-(apurinic or apyrimidinic site) lyase: MPELPEVESVKKVIEPKIVGATIQKVTFSEKVEVGKSTGKETIIKGSSLAVFKERTEHYKIMSVYRRSKYIFMEIDNGENGNVIMCHFGMTGAFFTVPELSHIEVDNHRKHWHVIFELDNGLQLIYTDIRRFGELRALEDLSEYPSVLKIAPEPFVEEAYQHYLNKVLSNKFINKPIKVAILDHTVISGCGNIYACEALLRAGVLPMRPVKDLTSKERKAVFDEVVNVLKEGIDNGGSSISDYYNADGEKGTMQEKHRIYGKKVCGQCGGQVLQKVIATRNTHYCPNCQK; encoded by the coding sequence ATGCCAGAGTTACCAGAAGTAGAAAGTGTTAAAAAAGTGATAGAACCTAAAATTGTCGGTGCCACAATACAAAAAGTAACATTTTCAGAAAAAGTTGAAGTGGGCAAATCGACAGGTAAAGAAACAATTATAAAAGGTAGTTCATTAGCTGTATTCAAAGAACGTACTGAACATTACAAGATTATGAGTGTCTATCGTAGAAGTAAATATATTTTTATGGAAATTGATAACGGTGAAAATGGCAATGTTATCATGTGTCACTTCGGTATGACGGGGGCATTCTTTACAGTTCCAGAATTAAGTCATATTGAAGTTGATAATCATAGAAAGCATTGGCACGTTATATTTGAATTAGATAACGGATTACAGCTTATTTACACAGATATTAGAAGGTTCGGTGAACTAAGAGCATTGGAAGATTTAAGTGAATATCCTTCAGTCTTAAAAATTGCACCAGAACCGTTTGTAGAAGAAGCGTACCAACATTACTTAAATAAAGTATTGTCAAATAAATTTATAAATAAACCAATTAAAGTCGCGATATTGGATCATACAGTTATATCAGGTTGCGGTAACATTTATGCTTGTGAAGCCTTGTTAAGAGCTGGCGTTCTTCCGATGAGACCAGTGAAAGACTTAACTTCAAAAGAACGTAAAGCGGTCTTTGATGAAGTGGTTAACGTGTTAAAAGAAGGTATTGATAACGGAGGTTCAAGTATATCTGATTACTATAATGCAGATGGTGAAAAAGGGACAATGCAAGAAAAGCATAGAATATATGGTAAAAAAGTGTGTGGTCAATGTGGCGGGCAAGTATTACAAAAAGTCATTGCTACAAGAAATACACACTATTGTCCAAATTGTCAAAAGTAG